The following are encoded together in the Lathyrus oleraceus cultivar Zhongwan6 chromosome 3, CAAS_Psat_ZW6_1.0, whole genome shotgun sequence genome:
- the LOC127130037 gene encoding WRKY transcription factor 72A yields the protein MSSSSCSEIEEKRVTSIFHQDDFSTQQEVSKEDKLKYANTEMGEVKEENERLKTMLSRVEKDYNTLQLRFFDIVNKEVSNKGVEESSTSHEENDEEPEFVSLCLGRSPNEYKKEAAKIDQNSNKPKEKEDMEVNLSLGLDSKYMLSMELVSDLTPMNSIEELPKEVEVEEKGTLFSTNKSTKVINVNDEVSDQMPTKRVRVSVRAKCDTPTMNDGCQWRKYGQKIAKGNPCPRAYYRCTVAPACPVRKQVQRCADDMSILITTYEGTHNHPLQVTASAMAYTTSAAASMMLSGSSTSSSSSHHQNLHHHNNSTSFGNSPTLLNNGLNFNHHQFEQSRTPKQHFFIPPNHSSHNSLFPTITLDLTSPSSLSSSSSLSSPSSNIAPIPRFSPNNLNFCSTQQPNFIPSSTIWNNNNNKLGLGFINNNTIMPIEKTQIRPFNHFQENFYQKCMTNYQTPSRQALADTISKAISTDPSLHSVIAAAVTSIVGQGSNKGVNQKEIKENGLGLGLKLGEYPQLSSNNLLNQNGKGCLKGSYFKRLSPTTTSQAKNFMLLQPSLPFSVSKSSASKSSSIVNHINHCDSNVNTHH from the exons ATGTCTAGCTCTAGTTGTTCAGAGATAGAAGAGAAGAGAGTTACTTCAATTTTCCATCAAGATGATTTCTCTACTCAACAAGAAGTTTCAAAG GAAGATAAATTAAAATATGCTAATACTGAGATGGGCGAGGTGAAAGAAGAAAATGAAAGATTGAAGACGATGCTATCGCGAGTTGAAAAAGACTACAATACCCTTCAACTTCGTTTCTTTGACATTGTTAACAAAGAAGTTTCTAACAAGGGAGTAGAGGAATCATCAACTTCACatgaagaaaatgatgaagaacCCGAGTTCGTGTCACTTTGTCTCGGAAGAAGTCCAAATGAGTATAAGAAAGAAGCGGCGAAAATTGATCAAAATTCAAACAAGCCTAAAGAAAAAGAAGATATGGAAGTTAACCTTAGTCTTGGATTAGATTCTAAATATATGTTGTCAATGGAGTTAGTATCTGATTTGACTCCAATGAATAGCATAGAAGAATTACCAAAGGAAGTTGAAGTTGAAGAAAAAGGAACACTATTTTCAACAAATAAATCAACAAAGGTTATAAATGTAAATGATGAAGTTTCAGATCAAATGCCTACTAAGAGAGTTAGGGTATCTGTTAGAGCCAAATGTGATACTCCAACG ATGAATGATGGATGCCAATGGAGGAAATATGGACAGAAAATCGCAAAAGGAAATCCGTGTCCAAGAGCATACTATCGTTGCACAGTCGCACCAGCATGTCCAGTTAGGAAACAG GTCCAAAGATGTGCTGATGATATGTCAATCTTAATCACAACATATGAAGGAACACACAATCATCCTCTTCAAGTAACAGCATCAGCCATGGCATACACTACTTCAGCTGCAGCATCAATGATGTTATCAggttcatcaacatcatcatcatcatcacatcATCAAAATCTTCATCATCACAACAATTCAACATCCTTTGGAAACTCACCAACACTACTCAACAATGGTCTAAATTTCAATCATCACCAATTCGAACAATCAAGAACACCAAAACAACATTTCTTCATTCCACCAAACCATTCCTCACATAATAGTTTGTTTCCAACAATCACTTTAGACCTAACTTCACCTTCATccttatcatcatcatcatcattatcatcacCATCATCAAACATAGCTCCAATTCCAAGATTCTCTCCAAATAATCTCAACTTTTGTTCCACACAACAACCCAATTTCATACCATCATCAACCATTTggaacaacaacaacaacaaattaGGGTTAGGGTTCATCAACAATAACACAATAATGCCTATTGAGAAAACTCAAATTAGGCCTTTCAACCATTTCCAAGAAAATTTCTATCAAAAGTGTATGACAAATTATCAAACACCTTCAAGGCAAGCTTTGGCAGACACAATAAGCAAAGCAATTAGCACTGATCCAAGTCTTCATTCAGTTATAGCTGCTGCAGTTACATCAATTGTAGGCCAAGGATCAAACAAAGGTGTGAATCAAAAGGAAATTAAAGAGAATGGTTTAGGTTTAGGTTTGAAGCTTGGTGAGTATCCCCAATTGAGTTCAAACAATTTGTTGAATCAAAATGGCAAAGGATGCTTAAAGGGTTCATACTTCAAAAGGTTGTCACCAACAACAACTTCACAGGCTAAAAACTTCATGCTTCTTCAACCTTCATTGCCATTTTCTGTTTCTAAGAGTAGTGCTAGCAAATCTTCATCCATTGTTAATCATATCAATCATTGTGATTCAAATGTGAACACACATCATTAG